The following are encoded in a window of Providencia rettgeri genomic DNA:
- a CDS encoding aminoglycoside 6-adenylyltransferase: MESPASLINKIISISLLDPRIEAVVLTGSRGREQDIDSYSDIDIELIGHGVMELFQQKDWVDHFGKPLAALHLLNLEDDAPDWPTCLVIYEEGRKVDFTFAEPERLEKMKRSGLDATFSRGFTILLDKTGITDDLPDDINAASLMPSPLNAIEFGEIVTDFWHEAHQVAIALTREELWVAWSRSADMKRYFLMLIERLVSLQGKDVWYKGRKFHEWMPVKYIQALEIIFNCSTAEKAALSLQCLMQCFAEVSIDFAKLQPYDDLQDMAKKMQKLVIGLLQDNGLLPEGL, encoded by the coding sequence ATGGAATCACCAGCATCGTTAATAAATAAAATTATCTCTATTTCATTACTCGACCCTAGAATTGAAGCCGTGGTGTTAACGGGTTCACGAGGTCGAGAGCAAGATATCGATAGTTACTCTGATATTGATATTGAATTAATCGGCCACGGCGTGATGGAACTCTTTCAACAAAAAGATTGGGTTGATCACTTTGGTAAACCATTGGCTGCACTTCATTTACTTAACTTAGAAGATGATGCCCCTGATTGGCCCACATGCTTAGTGATCTACGAAGAAGGTCGTAAAGTCGATTTCACTTTTGCAGAACCTGAACGTTTAGAGAAAATGAAGCGCTCAGGTTTGGATGCCACATTTTCACGCGGCTTTACTATTTTATTAGATAAAACAGGGATCACTGATGATTTACCAGACGATATCAACGCCGCATCTTTGATGCCTTCTCCTTTGAATGCCATTGAATTTGGAGAGATTGTCACCGACTTTTGGCATGAGGCCCATCAAGTTGCTATTGCCCTTACACGAGAAGAATTGTGGGTGGCATGGTCACGAAGCGCAGATATGAAGCGCTATTTTCTAATGCTGATTGAGCGTCTGGTTTCTCTACAAGGTAAAGATGTTTGGTATAAAGGCCGTAAGTTCCACGAATGGATGCCAGTAAAATATATTCAAGCTCTAGAAATTATTTTTAATTGCAGTACAGCAGAAAAAGCCGCATTGTCGTTACAGTGCTTGATGCAATGTTTTGCAGAAGTCAGTATTGATTTTGCCAAACTACAACCTTATGACGATCTACAGGATATGGCTAAAAAAATGCAAAAGTTAGTGATTGGTTTGTTACAAGATAATGGGCTGCTACCTGAAGGGCTGTGA
- the cpoB gene encoding cell division protein CpoB, with protein MNSNFRHLLVGLSLLVGVAAPWAAIAQAPINNVGSGSPGDRLSQLETAVSSQGQILYQIQQQLADNQRDIDMLRGQIQESEYKLNQVIERQKDLYMQLDNAGGGNSANSGDAPDTSAANTSSSSNAPAATANTGGNEKDDYNAAVKLAMESKSKAQIDEAIGALQSFVKAYPKSGYQSNANYWLGQLNYNKGSKDDAAFYFATVVKQYPKSQKSSEALYKVGLIMQDKGQKDKAKAVYQQVLKQYPNSAGSKLAEKKLSAL; from the coding sequence ATGAACAGTAACTTCAGACACTTACTAGTCGGTCTGTCGTTATTGGTTGGCGTAGCGGCCCCTTGGGCCGCTATTGCCCAAGCGCCAATCAACAATGTCGGATCTGGTTCCCCAGGTGACCGTCTATCCCAGCTTGAGACAGCAGTATCTTCTCAAGGTCAAATTTTGTATCAAATTCAACAACAACTCGCTGACAACCAACGTGACATTGATATGCTACGCGGTCAGATTCAAGAAAGTGAATACAAACTGAATCAAGTCATCGAGCGTCAAAAAGATTTGTATATGCAATTAGACAACGCGGGGGGCGGTAATTCAGCTAACTCAGGTGATGCGCCTGATACAAGTGCAGCAAATACATCATCTTCATCAAATGCTCCTGCGGCAACGGCCAATACAGGTGGAAATGAGAAAGATGATTATAATGCTGCGGTTAAGCTTGCAATGGAAAGCAAATCAAAAGCTCAAATTGATGAAGCGATTGGTGCATTACAAAGTTTTGTTAAAGCCTATCCAAAGTCAGGATATCAATCTAACGCAAACTATTGGTTGGGGCAGCTAAACTACAACAAAGGTAGTAAGGACGACGCTGCATTCTACTTTGCCACTGTAGTGAAACAATATCCAAAATCCCAAAAAAGCAGCGAGGCCTTATATAAAGTTGGGCTGATCATGCAAGATAAGGGACAAAAAGATAAAGCGAAAGCTGTTTACCAACAGGTGTTGAAACAATATCCAAACAGTGCGGGCTCTAAATTAGCTGAAAAAAAGCTAAGTGCACTTTAA
- the pal gene encoding peptidoglycan-associated lipoprotein Pal codes for MQLNKVLKGLMIALPIMAVAACSSNKNNDQDGVDTSTNQTNTGLSAEELARQQMEQLQQNNTVYFGFDKYNVSPEYADMLDAHAAFLRSNPSVRVVVEGHADERGTPEYNIALGERRANAVKMYLQSKGVSGDQVSLVSYGKEKPAVLGHTEADYAKNRRAVIAY; via the coding sequence ATGCAACTGAATAAAGTGCTTAAAGGGCTGATGATCGCGTTACCAATCATGGCAGTCGCAGCTTGTAGCTCTAACAAAAACAATGACCAAGATGGCGTAGATACTTCTACTAACCAAACTAACACAGGTCTGTCTGCGGAAGAGCTGGCACGTCAGCAAATGGAACAGCTGCAACAAAACAACACTGTTTACTTTGGCTTTGACAAATACAACGTATCTCCAGAATACGCTGATATGTTAGATGCACACGCAGCATTCCTGCGTAGCAACCCATCTGTACGTGTTGTTGTTGAAGGTCATGCGGATGAGCGTGGTACTCCAGAATACAACATCGCACTGGGCGAGCGCCGTGCTAATGCAGTTAAAATGTACCTGCAAAGCAAGGGTGTTTCTGGTGACCAAGTTTCACTGGTTTCTTACGGTAAAGAAAAACCAGCTGTGTTAGGTCATACTGAAGCAGACTACGCGAAAAACCGTCGTGCAGTCATTGCATACTAA
- the tolB gene encoding Tol-Pal system beta propeller repeat protein TolB: MKQAFKVVLGFLMLWATVAQAEIRIEITEGVNSAQPIGVVPFKWSGAGAPPQEVGQIVGADLRNSGKFNPIEPSRMPQQPGTASEVIPEAWTALGINAVVVGQVQPAADGSFVVSYQLVDVAANPGAVLSQNQFKVTKEWLRYAAHTASDEVFEKLTGIRGAFRTRIAYVVVNKGGQYPYELRVSDYDGFNQFTVHRSPEPLMSPAWSPDGEKLAYVTFESGSSALVIQTLSTGAVRQVASFPRHNGAPAFSPDGTKLAFALSKTGSLNLYVMDLASGQIRQVTDGRSNNTEPSWMPDSQTLVYTSDQAGRPQIYKMNINGGSPERVSWEGTQNQDADVSPDGTFLVMVSSGGGQQHVAKQDLATNNVEFLTKTFLDETPSIAPNGTMVIYSSSQGLGTILQLVSTDGRFKARLPATDGQVKFPAWSPYL; this comes from the coding sequence ATGAAGCAGGCTTTTAAAGTAGTTTTAGGGTTCCTAATGCTATGGGCGACAGTGGCTCAGGCTGAAATACGTATTGAGATCACTGAAGGTGTAAATTCAGCTCAACCAATTGGTGTGGTGCCTTTTAAATGGTCTGGTGCAGGTGCACCGCCACAAGAAGTTGGTCAAATCGTAGGTGCTGATTTACGCAATAGCGGGAAATTTAACCCAATTGAGCCAAGCCGTATGCCTCAGCAACCAGGCACTGCATCGGAAGTTATTCCAGAAGCATGGACTGCATTAGGTATTAATGCGGTGGTAGTGGGGCAAGTACAGCCAGCCGCTGATGGTAGCTTTGTGGTTAGCTATCAGCTAGTCGATGTTGCTGCTAATCCTGGTGCTGTGTTATCTCAAAATCAATTTAAAGTCACAAAAGAGTGGTTACGCTACGCAGCGCATACTGCAAGTGATGAAGTTTTTGAAAAACTGACCGGTATTCGTGGTGCTTTTCGCACACGCATTGCGTATGTTGTCGTGAATAAAGGCGGTCAGTATCCGTATGAATTACGAGTTTCTGATTACGACGGTTTCAACCAATTTACGGTTCACCGTTCACCAGAACCTCTGATGTCGCCAGCTTGGTCACCTGATGGTGAAAAACTGGCATATGTAACGTTTGAAAGTGGTAGTTCAGCACTTGTCATTCAAACATTGTCTACTGGAGCCGTTCGTCAGGTGGCATCTTTCCCTCGTCATAATGGGGCACCTGCATTCTCTCCAGACGGGACAAAATTGGCATTTGCACTGTCTAAAACAGGCAGCCTGAATCTCTATGTGATGGACTTAGCAAGTGGGCAAATTCGTCAGGTAACAGATGGTCGTAGTAACAATACTGAGCCAAGCTGGATGCCAGATAGCCAAACGTTGGTCTATACTTCAGATCAGGCAGGACGTCCGCAGATTTATAAAATGAATATTAATGGTGGCAGCCCTGAGCGTGTGTCCTGGGAAGGAACACAAAATCAGGATGCTGATGTTAGTCCGGATGGTACTTTCTTAGTGATGGTCAGCTCCGGCGGCGGTCAGCAGCATGTCGCCAAACAGGATCTGGCAACGAATAACGTTGAATTTTTAACGAAAACGTTCCTAGATGAAACGCCGAGTATCGCACCTAACGGCACTATGGTAATTTATAGCTCCTCTCAAGGCTTGGGGACTATATTGCAGCTAGTTTCGACCGACGGGCGTTTCAAAGCGCGTCTTCCGGCGACCGATGGACAGGTTAAATTCCCTGCCTGGTCTCCGTATCTGTGA
- the tolA gene encoding cell envelope integrity protein TolA yields the protein MGKTKEKKDNLNRSLMMSVILHILLIGLIVIGSLVSVVKLGGGGEEGTVIDAVMVDPGVVVEQYEQMQKQQNMARQAAKERKEQEQRQEAELREQQEKEQKRLQKLEEERIKTERDAAEQQKQAEEQQKKALEAAKKAKEEQKIAEEAAAKAKAEKEKLIKEQAAEKAKAEAQAQKEAEAAKAKAEKEAKEKAEKEAKAKAEKEAKAKAEKEAKEKADKEAKAKAAKAKAEAAKNAASVDDLLGDLTASGPSKQGGQAAAGTGGGKKSGASNADVDSYAGKIKAAIQSKFYDSETYRGRTCDLQLKLAPDGLLVSITPKNNPANDAALCDAAIRAAKLATMPKPPSREVYDTFNKAGSVVVFKP from the coding sequence GTGGGAAAGACAAAAGAGAAAAAAGATAACTTAAATCGATCACTTATGATGTCAGTGATACTGCACATTCTTTTGATCGGTTTGATCGTTATAGGCTCTTTAGTTTCCGTCGTCAAACTTGGTGGTGGCGGAGAAGAAGGGACTGTCATTGATGCGGTGATGGTCGACCCCGGCGTGGTTGTTGAGCAGTATGAACAAATGCAAAAACAACAAAACATGGCCAGACAAGCAGCTAAAGAGCGTAAAGAACAAGAACAGAGGCAAGAAGCTGAGCTAAGGGAACAGCAAGAGAAGGAACAAAAACGCCTGCAAAAATTAGAAGAAGAACGCATAAAAACTGAACGTGATGCCGCTGAGCAACAAAAGCAAGCTGAAGAACAACAGAAAAAAGCGTTAGAAGCCGCGAAAAAAGCCAAGGAAGAGCAAAAAATTGCGGAAGAAGCTGCCGCGAAAGCAAAAGCCGAAAAAGAAAAATTAATTAAAGAGCAAGCAGCCGAAAAAGCCAAAGCTGAAGCTCAAGCGCAAAAAGAAGCTGAGGCTGCTAAAGCTAAAGCGGAAAAAGAAGCCAAAGAAAAAGCGGAAAAAGAAGCGAAAGCCAAAGCCGAAAAAGAAGCCAAAGCTAAAGCTGAAAAAGAAGCGAAAGAAAAAGCAGACAAAGAAGCTAAAGCCAAAGCGGCTAAAGCCAAAGCAGAAGCAGCCAAAAACGCGGCTTCTGTTGATGACTTGCTGGGTGACTTAACGGCATCAGGCCCAAGTAAGCAGGGCGGCCAAGCAGCAGCGGGAACGGGGGGCGGTAAAAAATCAGGCGCATCAAATGCGGATGTTGATAGTTACGCAGGTAAAATAAAAGCAGCAATCCAAAGTAAGTTCTATGATTCGGAGACTTATCGTGGACGGACTTGTGACCTGCAATTAAAGCTTGCTCCTGACGGATTATTGGTCAGTATTACACCAAAAAATAATCCGGCAAACGACGCGGCACTATGTGATGCGGCAATCAGAGCAGCGAAGCTTGCTACAATGCCAAAACCGCCTAGCCGCGAAGTCTATGATACATTTAATAAAGCAGGGAGCGTAGTTGTGTTTAAGCCTTGA
- the tolR gene encoding colicin uptake protein TolR — translation MARTSRRRELKSEINIVPLLDVLLVLLLIFMATAPIISQSVEVELPDATDTQTVSSSDNPPIILEVSGVGQYNMRLDGEVLELLPPEQIAAEAKSQLEKNPKAIFLIGGAKEVPYEEVIKALNILHSAGIKSVGLMTQPI, via the coding sequence ATGGCGCGCACAAGTCGCAGACGTGAGCTGAAATCCGAAATCAACATCGTTCCATTGCTGGATGTGTTGTTGGTGTTATTGCTGATATTTATGGCAACCGCACCAATTATCTCTCAAAGCGTGGAGGTTGAATTACCGGATGCAACGGATACACAAACCGTATCATCGAGTGATAACCCACCGATTATTTTAGAGGTCTCGGGAGTGGGGCAATACAATATGCGCCTTGATGGTGAGGTGTTAGAATTGCTGCCACCTGAACAGATTGCGGCTGAAGCTAAATCTCAATTAGAGAAAAATCCCAAAGCGATTTTCTTAATTGGAGGCGCAAAAGAAGTGCCTTATGAAGAAGTGATTAAGGCGCTGAATATTTTGCATAGTGCAGGGATTAAATCTGTCGGCTTGATGACTCAGCCTATTTAG